In Zea mays cultivar B73 chromosome 7, Zm-B73-REFERENCE-NAM-5.0, whole genome shotgun sequence, the following proteins share a genomic window:
- the LOC100193358 gene encoding uncharacterized protein LOC100193358, producing MGVVSAAADAIVAVFSLTIVVAAPLLDAQSVLPHTLYPAPLLELKRWYAAEFGDYLVAQSPGFFRGLVCLELAFQWPLAVATLYGILTRRRWAATTSLMAGVGTLTSMSAILGEMLGSGKSTPKLLQMYVPYAVFAVIAILRGLCSCSGRTTAGSSLGPSARKKRV from the exons ATGGGTGTCGTCTCGGCAGCGGCGGACGCGATTGTCGCGGTTTTCTCCCTCACCATCGTCGTCGCGGCGCCGCTACTCGACGCGCAGTCCGTCCTCCCGCATACCCTCTACCCGGCGCCGCTCCTGGAACTCAAGCGCTGGTACGCCGCCGAGTTTGGCGACTACCTCGTGGCCCAGTCCCCCGGCTTCTTCCGTGGCCTTGTTTGCCTCGAGCTCGCCTTCCAATGGCCGCTCGCCGTCGCCACACTCTACGGCATCCTCACCCGCCGCCGCTGGGCTGCCACCACCTCCCTCATGGCCGGCGTTGGCACCCTCACCTCCATG TCTGCAATTCTTGGTGAGATGTTAGGTTCAGGCAAATCAACACCAAAGTTGCTTCAGATGTATGTTCCTTATGCTGTTTTTGCTGTCATTGCTATTCTACGTGGACTTTGCTCATGCTCTGGACGCACTACTGCTGGTTCATCACTTGGGCCTTCTGCCCGGAAGAAGAGGGTCTAG